One part of the Georgfuchsia toluolica genome encodes these proteins:
- a CDS encoding thioesterase family protein, which produces MQWRTAILHEGKRLQILRATLIHEKREVADMTVVRIRISKSPTPVPLRSYPGPEQSQAVPRSHLPRSFELRSVPGSERPGGIAVWMRMGADLFPGQPASPLAHAMCLCDFGSSLCGPLDRSKWIYPNFDLTMHVFREPVGEWLLLDADIETAGLGMALVSGILADQQGAFGRAHQSIIITPVAGT; this is translated from the coding sequence TTCTTCACGAAGGGAAAAGGCTGCAAATCCTGCGGGCCACGCTGATTCATGAGAAACGCGAAGTCGCAGACATGACAGTGGTACGCATTCGCATCAGCAAGAGTCCGACGCCTGTGCCACTGCGAAGCTATCCCGGCCCAGAGCAGTCGCAGGCGGTGCCGCGTTCACACCTTCCGCGTAGTTTTGAACTGCGATCAGTGCCTGGAAGCGAGCGTCCCGGTGGCATAGCCGTGTGGATGCGCATGGGCGCGGATCTGTTTCCAGGGCAGCCAGCCTCGCCACTAGCGCACGCGATGTGCCTTTGCGATTTCGGCAGTTCGCTCTGCGGCCCGCTAGACCGAAGCAAATGGATTTATCCGAACTTCGACTTGACGATGCATGTCTTCCGCGAGCCCGTAGGCGAATGGCTGCTGCTAGATGCAGACATTGAGACGGCCGGCTTGGGGATGGCCCTGGTGAGCGGCATTCTCGCGGACCAACAAGGAGCATTCGGACGCGCACATCAATCCATTATTATCACCCCGGTTGCGGGCACCTGA
- a CDS encoding enoyl-CoA hydratase/isomerase family protein yields MEPQLPLIYEKNGAIARIQFNRPKALNALDIATAKAFLTACQAIAADAEVRAVVIKGEGRAFMAGGDLVQMRSDPTAVANELIEHMHAAIKLLASVRAPVVASLHGAVAGAGFSLALACDLAIAAEGTRFTLAYANVGTACDCSGSWNLPRQIGLRQALGIALLGETLDAKQALQLGIVNRVVPAADLQMETEKLVQRLANGPTEAFGRIKKLIRNSLDCDLATQLDAERDSFLACTHTQDFKGALAAFVEKRPPKFEGR; encoded by the coding sequence ATGGAACCCCAATTGCCTTTGATCTATGAGAAAAACGGAGCGATAGCCCGCATTCAATTCAATCGGCCCAAGGCCCTGAATGCCCTGGATATCGCTACGGCGAAGGCTTTCTTGACGGCCTGCCAGGCAATTGCTGCGGACGCGGAAGTACGTGCCGTAGTGATCAAAGGCGAAGGGCGGGCGTTCATGGCTGGCGGTGATCTGGTGCAGATGCGCAGCGATCCGACTGCTGTGGCAAATGAATTGATCGAGCATATGCACGCGGCGATCAAGTTGCTTGCCAGTGTGCGTGCGCCGGTAGTGGCTAGTCTCCATGGTGCGGTGGCTGGCGCAGGCTTTAGCCTTGCGCTGGCTTGCGACCTGGCGATAGCGGCCGAAGGTACCCGATTCACTCTTGCCTACGCCAACGTGGGTACCGCTTGCGATTGCTCGGGCTCATGGAATCTGCCACGACAGATCGGCTTGCGACAAGCGCTAGGAATTGCGCTGCTAGGCGAAACGCTCGATGCAAAGCAGGCATTACAGCTTGGCATTGTCAATCGTGTTGTTCCGGCCGCAGACCTGCAGATGGAAACCGAAAAACTGGTCCAGCGGCTTGCCAACGGGCCAACCGAGGCGTTCGGACGCATCAAGAAACTGATCAGGAATTCGCTGGACTGCGATCTTGCCACGCAGCTAGACGCCGAACGCGACAGTTTCTTGGCTTGTACACATACACAGGATTTCAAGGGAGCACTTGCGGCATTTGTGGAAAAGCGTCCCCCCAAGTTCGAAGGCAGGTAA
- a CDS encoding SDR family NAD(P)-dependent oxidoreductase has protein sequence MGRVSGKVALVTGAGRGQGEAIAYLLAKEGAKVIATDINFDNVKKVVAKINTEFKESAIALHHEVASKDEWVKVVEEGVKKFGPITILVNNAGILAPCTYDLLTYEHWQKVMDVNAWSQFVGIQTVVPYMKQAGGGSIIDSASLSAINACGRFSAYTASKGAVDAFSRAAAIELAPFNIRVNCIVQGVIHTPMLDEVWPTKESTAEALAAQPLGRFGKAIDIGYLVVYLASDESCFTTGSSQVIDGGLSVQGGVRPVLER, from the coding sequence ATGGGAAGAGTATCCGGCAAAGTGGCACTCGTTACGGGCGCAGGACGCGGTCAAGGTGAGGCTATAGCCTATTTGTTGGCCAAAGAGGGCGCAAAAGTCATCGCAACCGATATCAATTTTGACAACGTCAAGAAGGTCGTCGCCAAGATCAATACGGAGTTCAAGGAAAGTGCTATTGCCCTTCATCACGAAGTTGCTTCAAAAGATGAGTGGGTGAAGGTAGTCGAAGAAGGCGTAAAGAAGTTCGGTCCAATTACGATCCTTGTTAATAATGCCGGAATATTGGCACCTTGTACCTACGATCTATTAACGTATGAGCATTGGCAAAAGGTCATGGACGTCAATGCGTGGAGCCAGTTTGTCGGAATTCAGACAGTTGTCCCGTACATGAAACAAGCCGGGGGCGGATCGATTATAGATTCAGCATCTCTCTCGGCAATCAATGCCTGCGGACGATTCTCTGCATACACTGCGAGCAAAGGCGCTGTCGATGCTTTCTCCAGAGCGGCAGCCATTGAATTGGCGCCATTCAATATACGGGTGAATTGCATCGTGCAAGGGGTAATCCACACGCCTATGCTAGACGAAGTATGGCCAACCAAGGAATCCACGGCCGAAGCCCTGGCTGCACAGCCATTAGGCAGATTTGGCAAAGCCATCGACATAGGCTACCTTGTTGTGTATCTCGCCAGTGACGAGTCATGCTTCACAACGGGCAGTTCCCAGGTCATTGACGGTGGACTCTCGGTTCAAGGTGGGGTTAGGCCTGTACTCGAACGGTAA
- a CDS encoding SDR family NAD(P)-dependent oxidoreductase, with translation MKLEGKRIIVTGGAQGIGESVVRAYVAEGATVASMDVNDSLGQKVAAEANQHGPGSAKFYHCDVAKRQDVESAFAAAIDKMGGLNVMVNVAGVWRGMPAADVTDELFDLLYRVNVLGTILTNQTAFNAMRAAGTGNIINFGSEAGFTGELQNATYGSTKAAVHTWTRTVAREWGPSGIRVNAVLPYVVTPMYAAYRKAMTPEALAAHDEETAKAIPLGGKFGDCARDLAPVMVFLASDASHFITGQLLPVDGGLVSVR, from the coding sequence ATGAAACTTGAAGGAAAGAGAATCATCGTAACTGGAGGTGCTCAAGGCATTGGTGAGTCGGTGGTGCGCGCTTATGTTGCCGAGGGGGCTACTGTGGCTTCTATGGATGTCAATGACTCCCTTGGCCAGAAAGTAGCAGCGGAGGCGAATCAGCACGGGCCTGGAAGTGCCAAGTTTTACCACTGCGATGTGGCTAAACGCCAAGATGTCGAGTCGGCCTTTGCTGCAGCGATTGACAAAATGGGCGGGCTTAATGTGATGGTGAACGTTGCGGGTGTGTGGCGAGGCATGCCGGCAGCAGATGTTACGGATGAGCTTTTTGATTTGCTTTATCGCGTGAATGTACTGGGGACGATTTTGACAAACCAGACGGCCTTCAATGCGATGCGTGCTGCCGGTACCGGGAATATCATCAACTTTGGATCAGAGGCAGGGTTCACAGGTGAATTGCAGAACGCGACCTACGGTTCGACAAAGGCAGCAGTTCATACGTGGACGCGCACTGTCGCCCGTGAATGGGGGCCTAGCGGGATCCGAGTAAACGCAGTGCTTCCATACGTGGTGACACCGATGTATGCGGCATATCGTAAGGCGATGACGCCGGAAGCCCTGGCGGCTCATGACGAAGAGACTGCGAAGGCCATTCCGCTCGGTGGTAAGTTCGGGGACTGCGCCCGCGACTTGGCGCCCGTCATGGTGTTCTTGGCCAGCGATGCGTCACACTTTATTACCGGTCAGCTCCTCCCAGTCGATGGCGGTCTTGTTTCGGTCCGATAG
- a CDS encoding enoyl-CoA hydratase-related protein, protein MAWTNWERFAGEEFSDIIYEKKWHKVLLGGIARITINRPHKLNAFTDKTMEEMFHAFYDASHDKSLGAVILTGAGDKAFCVGGDMVWEQKGLREQFYWRFPPNQLILMCRKPVIAMVRGYCIGAGNHLAYMSDLTIAAENAIFGQNGPRVGSPADGYIPAYLTRVVGAKKAREIWLLCRKYKAQDALEMGLVNAVVPLDKLEEEVDKWCEELLSLSPGCVEILKASFDADMDHMTGAYGKQSRLLYPDWFDMAECQEGSAAFLEKRKPNFWGKRLEADDKE, encoded by the coding sequence ATGGCATGGACTAACTGGGAAAGATTTGCTGGTGAAGAGTTTTCGGACATCATCTATGAAAAGAAGTGGCATAAGGTTCTGCTGGGTGGGATTGCCCGAATCACAATCAACAGGCCTCATAAATTGAATGCCTTCACGGACAAAACCATGGAAGAAATGTTCCATGCCTTTTACGACGCCAGTCATGACAAATCGCTTGGAGCTGTGATATTGACTGGCGCGGGGGATAAGGCTTTTTGCGTCGGCGGAGACATGGTTTGGGAACAAAAAGGGCTTAGGGAACAGTTTTACTGGCGGTTCCCTCCAAATCAGCTAATTTTGATGTGCCGCAAGCCGGTGATTGCGATGGTGAGGGGCTACTGCATCGGCGCTGGCAACCACTTGGCTTACATGTCTGACCTAACGATAGCCGCTGAAAACGCTATTTTTGGCCAGAATGGACCCAGGGTCGGCAGCCCTGCGGACGGATACATTCCAGCCTATTTGACCAGGGTCGTAGGGGCGAAAAAGGCAAGAGAAATCTGGTTGCTATGCCGGAAATACAAAGCGCAGGACGCCTTGGAAATGGGCTTGGTCAATGCCGTTGTTCCATTGGATAAGCTGGAAGAAGAGGTAGATAAGTGGTGTGAAGAATTATTAAGCTTAAGCCCCGGTTGCGTAGAAATTCTTAAAGCGTCCTTTGACGCAGACATGGATCACATGACTGGCGCATATGGCAAGCAAAGCAGGTTGCTCTATCCGGACTGGTTCGATATGGCGGAGTGCCAAGAAGGTTCGGCGGCCTTCCTCGAAAAACGGAAACCAAACTTTTGGGGAAAACGCCTGGAAGCCGATGACAAGGAATAA
- a CDS encoding methylmalonyl-CoA mutase family protein, with translation MFDKKCLQDIRSAMDKWESGNRQEFAKEAKQFATESGIPVGRIYTPLDLAEKGFDYLKDLGFPGSYPFTRSISPVGYRDGVWNSSQYSGRPTPEETNTLWKTQLAAGQSRVYVAYDLPSQLGYDPGHSMAEGEVGRVGISMCSLRDWEVAFDGIDIRKTVVSQVNNAMAITAVACHLALAEKRGIPFSELSGSCQNDILKEYTSRGNYVFPPAPGMRLAIDTVAYCGEHLPNYMPMTVSFNHPAQVGAHPVHHIAFALANAFAYYQYSTDRGLDIDTLAPGIMFLGGIGHHDFFEEIAKYRAMRKIYARVLKERFNAKKPSSMAAKFLGGACGTDMYREQYLNNIARGAITALVGILAGVQICDLRAYDEQYGIPTNAAIITALRTQQVAFYESGAADTVDPLGGSYFVESLTLELEERINKELERIERQGGVLAGIESGYFRRVMAEDAMALHKRFERGDITRVGVNRFQNNDEDQPPTTVYRADPKLEGHRVAAVNELKRNRDNEKVTKALAAVKAMAIAEATANNNMMPVMLDAVKAYATYGEICDVLREVWGEYKEPSFL, from the coding sequence ATGTTTGATAAAAAATGTCTGCAAGACATTAGGTCCGCGATGGACAAATGGGAATCAGGAAACCGGCAGGAATTCGCAAAGGAAGCAAAACAGTTTGCGACGGAATCCGGGATTCCGGTTGGACGTATTTACACCCCACTTGATCTCGCCGAGAAAGGTTTTGATTACCTCAAGGATTTGGGTTTCCCCGGCAGTTATCCTTTTACCCGCTCAATAAGCCCTGTTGGGTATCGTGATGGCGTCTGGAATTCGTCGCAATATTCCGGGCGCCCTACTCCCGAAGAAACCAATACGCTCTGGAAAACGCAACTAGCAGCTGGACAGAGCCGAGTCTATGTCGCTTATGATCTACCATCTCAACTTGGCTACGATCCAGGCCATTCGATGGCAGAAGGTGAAGTAGGCCGGGTGGGTATTTCCATGTGTTCTTTGCGAGATTGGGAGGTCGCATTTGACGGCATAGACATCCGAAAAACAGTAGTTTCACAAGTTAATAATGCGATGGCCATTACGGCGGTGGCTTGTCATCTTGCACTAGCCGAAAAGAGGGGCATACCCTTTAGCGAATTATCTGGGTCTTGCCAAAATGACATTCTCAAGGAATACACGTCCCGCGGCAATTATGTCTTTCCGCCAGCCCCCGGGATGCGGTTAGCCATTGACACCGTAGCCTATTGCGGTGAGCATCTTCCGAACTACATGCCAATGACGGTGAGCTTTAATCACCCAGCACAAGTCGGCGCACATCCTGTTCATCATATTGCTTTCGCGCTTGCTAATGCTTTCGCCTATTATCAATATTCTACGGATCGCGGACTGGATATCGATACCCTCGCTCCTGGCATCATGTTCCTTGGTGGTATAGGCCATCACGATTTCTTCGAGGAAATCGCTAAATATCGTGCGATGAGAAAGATCTATGCGCGAGTATTAAAGGAACGGTTTAATGCCAAAAAGCCTTCCTCTATGGCTGCGAAATTCCTGGGAGGTGCTTGTGGAACAGACATGTACAGGGAGCAGTATTTAAACAACATTGCCCGCGGGGCGATCACTGCTCTAGTGGGGATCTTGGCTGGAGTCCAGATTTGCGATCTCCGTGCTTATGATGAACAGTATGGGATTCCGACAAATGCGGCGATAATTACCGCGCTTAGAACTCAGCAAGTAGCCTTCTATGAATCAGGCGCAGCGGATACTGTGGACCCATTGGGTGGTTCATACTTCGTTGAGTCACTGACGCTCGAGTTGGAAGAAAGAATCAACAAGGAGCTGGAACGGATTGAACGGCAGGGCGGTGTGCTCGCTGGCATAGAAAGCGGTTATTTCCGCAGGGTCATGGCTGAAGACGCAATGGCCCTGCACAAACGGTTTGAACGAGGTGATATCACTCGTGTAGGGGTAAACCGTTTCCAGAACAACGATGAGGACCAGCCTCCAACCACCGTTTATCGTGCCGACCCTAAACTGGAAGGACATCGGGTTGCGGCTGTTAACGAATTGAAGCGCAACCGAGACAACGAAAAAGTAACCAAGGCACTCGCTGCTGTTAAAGCAATGGCCATTGCGGAGGCAACGGCAAATAATAACATGATGCCTGTGATGCTGGATGCGGTTAAGGCTTATGCGACGTATGGAGAAATTTGTGATGTTTTGAGGGAGGTCTGGGGTGAATATAAGGAACCCAGCTTCCTTTAA
- a CDS encoding cobalamin B12-binding domain-containing protein: MEKGKRKRILLAKAGLDGHDRGIVLVAMALRDAGIEVIYTGRHQSVEQIVSAAIQEDVDIVGLSSLADAHMVLAPRVVNGLRKNGAANIKVILGGFIQPQDEPFLKEAGIARVFGTSSKLDDIVSYCHAA; encoded by the coding sequence GTGGAAAAAGGTAAACGGAAAAGGATTTTGCTCGCTAAGGCGGGCTTGGATGGCCATGATCGCGGTATTGTGCTCGTAGCTATGGCTCTCAGGGATGCCGGGATCGAGGTTATCTACACTGGAAGACACCAGTCGGTTGAGCAGATAGTGTCGGCCGCTATTCAAGAGGATGTAGATATCGTGGGTCTGAGCTCTCTTGCCGATGCACATATGGTTTTGGCACCGCGAGTGGTAAACGGTTTGCGTAAAAATGGAGCGGCCAATATCAAGGTGATCTTGGGCGGATTCATCCAACCTCAAGATGAGCCTTTCTTGAAGGAGGCCGGTATCGCAAGAGTATTTGGTACCAGCTCAAAATTGGATGACATCGTAAGTTATTGTCACGCTGCCTAA
- a CDS encoding class I adenylate-forming enzyme family protein, with the protein MMIDYKTFNSPELISNFRQKGYWPGKTLNDSFEEAVRNFPDKKALIQDDRVVTYKEFKRATDRLAAGLRRIGIDRGMVVSVQLPNCIEFTYLQIALARIGAIIQPIHMPFRSYEVESQLRFCEASAVVISPEYSGFNYMEMIQEIRPKLSHLRSVLTVGGRISGNDFYSIEEMCETGSSDETSAKEEQIDADDTLLLNFTSGTEGNPKGFLHTHNTIVAHSGRTAKVLGFRDTDVFLSFSPMTHTFGHIITYFSVLSGGTIVFVPKYDPAESLRLIEKEKITYMQGTPAHLIGTLNHANYVADNLKSLRMCFTGGSQVPTKLVKQLRDEIGCHVVNAYGQGENLIHTMGSTLWDTDEKMFSTVGRTMIGTEIKLVDETREKEVPLGEVGEICFRGPSLFIGYFKNPELTAQTRNEEGWFFTGDAGYLDDQGYLHLSGRKKEMINRGGTKIYPLETENLLHFHPKIDRVAVVGMPDARLGERVCAYIVTKKGQALTQEEVADYLNQHKVSRYKIPERIELIPEMPLNPTGKINKLQLTKNIADKLIEEGKWQTE; encoded by the coding sequence ATGATGATAGATTATAAAACATTCAATTCACCTGAGCTAATCAGTAACTTTCGGCAAAAAGGTTACTGGCCTGGCAAAACACTGAATGACAGTTTTGAAGAAGCCGTCCGCAACTTCCCTGATAAAAAGGCCCTGATCCAAGATGACAGGGTCGTGACGTATAAAGAATTTAAAAGAGCAACCGATAGGCTTGCGGCGGGATTGCGGCGAATTGGCATTGACCGTGGGATGGTGGTGTCCGTTCAGTTGCCTAACTGTATTGAGTTTACCTACCTTCAAATAGCCCTAGCAAGGATTGGCGCCATAATCCAGCCAATTCACATGCCGTTCCGGAGCTACGAGGTTGAATCTCAATTGCGTTTCTGCGAAGCATCCGCTGTCGTCATATCGCCAGAATATAGTGGCTTCAATTATATGGAGATGATTCAGGAGATCAGACCCAAACTTTCCCACCTACGCTCAGTGCTGACAGTGGGCGGACGTATAAGCGGAAATGACTTCTACTCAATTGAAGAAATGTGTGAGACCGGATCCTCCGATGAGACATCTGCAAAGGAAGAACAGATTGACGCTGATGACACGCTGCTCCTCAATTTCACGAGTGGAACAGAGGGTAATCCAAAGGGGTTTCTCCACACACATAACACCATAGTTGCCCATAGTGGGCGTACTGCCAAGGTCTTGGGCTTTCGCGACACGGATGTGTTCCTGTCCTTTAGCCCTATGACTCATACATTCGGGCACATCATCACCTATTTTTCCGTTTTGTCCGGCGGCACAATAGTATTTGTACCAAAGTATGATCCGGCGGAATCTCTGCGGCTTATCGAAAAAGAGAAAATCACCTACATGCAGGGGACTCCGGCACATCTAATTGGTACGCTAAATCACGCAAATTATGTTGCTGATAATTTGAAATCCCTTCGCATGTGTTTTACCGGGGGTTCTCAGGTACCCACCAAATTGGTCAAACAGCTTAGGGATGAAATTGGCTGTCATGTTGTTAACGCTTACGGCCAAGGTGAAAATCTAATTCATACCATGGGTTCTACTCTGTGGGATACGGACGAAAAGATGTTTTCGACCGTTGGGCGGACGATGATTGGAACGGAAATTAAATTAGTCGACGAGACCAGGGAAAAGGAAGTTCCCTTAGGTGAGGTTGGTGAAATTTGTTTCCGTGGGCCTTCCCTGTTCATTGGATATTTCAAGAATCCTGAACTTACTGCACAGACCAGAAATGAGGAGGGCTGGTTTTTTACCGGTGATGCAGGATATCTTGACGATCAAGGATATTTGCATCTCTCCGGGAGAAAGAAGGAAATGATTAACCGGGGTGGCACCAAGATATACCCCCTGGAAACTGAAAACCTGCTGCATTTTCACCCAAAGATTGATCGAGTCGCGGTGGTAGGCATGCCCGATGCCAGGCTGGGTGAACGGGTATGCGCTTACATTGTTACCAAGAAAGGACAGGCACTCACCCAAGAGGAGGTTGCAGACTATCTCAACCAACATAAGGTTTCGCGATACAAGATTCCGGAAAGGATAGAGCTGATTCCGGAAATGCCACTGAACCCCACGGGAAAAATCAATAAGTTGCAGCTTACCAAGAATATCGCTGACAAACTTATCGAGGAGGGCAAGTGGCAAACTGAATAG
- a CDS encoding transposase — MHILASRPPKYGAKRGHEAVKGDMSSKLFENFSALKEEVLGSAFWASGYFCATLTRMMKEMTKKVFGRSF, encoded by the coding sequence GTGCATATTCTGGCGAGTCGACCGCCGAAATATGGCGCCAAGCGAGGTCATGAGGCGGTCAAGGGGGACATGTCGAGCAAGCTGTTTGAGAATTTTTCCGCACTGAAGGAAGAAGTACTAGGGTCGGCATTTTGGGCGAGTGGGTATTTCTGTGCCACATTAACCCGAATGATGAAAGAAATGACCAAAAAAGTATTTGGAAGATCATTTTGA
- a CDS encoding 3-hydroxybutyryl-CoA dehydrogenase codes for MVDNEFKKIAVIGAGTMGNGIAQVCAMVGIEVTMLDVSDEAAGRGLNTISASLDRLVKKDKLLLAQKNEILARIFCTTDYAAINDCCLVIEAATENLDLKKRILKQIDAKVSKEVIIATNTSSLSVTELAATISNPERFIGIHFFNPVPMMALVELIVGMQTSPSTLTRIQSFAKVIGKVAITAKNSPGFAVNRVLCPMINEAIFALQEGLASAEDIDIGMKMGCNHPIGPLALADLIGLDTFLSVMESFCRGFDDQKYRPAPLLKEMVAAGYLGRKNGRGFYYYD; via the coding sequence ATGGTTGATAATGAATTTAAGAAAATTGCAGTAATCGGCGCCGGTACGATGGGCAACGGAATAGCACAGGTCTGCGCGATGGTTGGTATCGAAGTCACCATGTTGGACGTATCTGATGAAGCGGCCGGACGCGGCCTAAATACTATCTCCGCAAGCCTTGATCGATTAGTTAAGAAAGACAAGTTGTTGCTCGCGCAGAAGAATGAAATTCTTGCGCGGATATTCTGCACTACGGACTACGCTGCAATCAACGACTGTTGTTTGGTAATTGAAGCCGCTACAGAGAACCTCGATCTTAAGAAGCGAATCCTTAAGCAGATCGATGCGAAAGTTTCCAAGGAGGTAATAATTGCAACAAATACTTCATCGCTCTCTGTCACTGAGCTGGCGGCGACGATATCAAACCCTGAACGATTTATTGGTATTCATTTCTTCAATCCTGTACCAATGATGGCGCTTGTGGAGTTGATTGTTGGAATGCAAACGTCACCTTCTACTTTGACGCGCATACAAAGCTTTGCAAAAGTTATTGGGAAAGTCGCGATCACTGCAAAAAATAGTCCGGGTTTCGCGGTCAATCGTGTTCTTTGCCCAATGATTAATGAGGCAATCTTTGCGTTGCAGGAAGGTTTGGCTAGTGCTGAGGACATTGATATTGGTATGAAAATGGGTTGCAATCATCCGATCGGGCCATTAGCTTTGGCCGACCTGATTGGCCTAGATACCTTTCTTTCTGTCATGGAATCGTTCTGTCGAGGTTTTGATGACCAAAAGTATCGACCTGCGCCACTTTTGAAGGAAATGGTTGCTGCGGGATATCTTGGGCGGAAAAATGGGCGTGGCTTCTATTACTACGACTAA
- a CDS encoding DUF1302 domain-containing protein — protein MKMLAGGRSYRAVMTMATVVSACWWAGTAQAYKFDTDPDWAVNFDNNIQYSVGWRTKDVDSKAGNMLGSSQGDYKFPKKGDMITNRISDFIEVQGVYKKDMGFRVTGSIWQDFAYSDEAKINPALAAMNAYPSGRFSTYTKRFYIKGSEFLDYFGFLNTKVGESQTPVQLKVGSLSQYWGNSFFFPFTNIAYSQHPIDFVKSFAQPGSEVKELFLPRRQILLSTQLTPELSLTGQYFLEFKPNRYPEGGTYFGFVDMLFSGPPGTGPLAFISPINDNLIKPKDNNGNYGIKVGWSPEWANADMGFYYRQFDDTDPWLLSVSPSTGHIQNTFAQKAKLVGFSLEKSFGLISTGLEISKRIGTALNSNVVGVPTNVGATGDLTNVIANTFIQLGKTPLWDAGILLAEISFTHLNQVTHNAQFYKGVGYAGCPAGGSWKDGCSTKNTTAFAMLFSPQWLQVFPGVDLSMPFNLQAGIKGVGAHSTGTFFPEGEVITSLGIKANYLSVHSVSLTYSHYHWRPKGTGDNGLGAGMQAYTGGAGPVMLNDRDWLQLQFKTSF, from the coding sequence ATGAAAATGTTAGCTGGGGGACGCAGTTACAGGGCAGTAATGACTATGGCTACGGTGGTTTCTGCCTGTTGGTGGGCCGGGACCGCGCAGGCATACAAATTCGACACGGATCCGGACTGGGCGGTCAATTTTGACAACAACATCCAGTACTCGGTGGGTTGGCGGACGAAGGATGTGGATTCGAAGGCTGGCAACATGCTAGGTAGCAGCCAGGGGGACTACAAGTTCCCGAAGAAAGGTGACATGATCACCAACCGGATTTCGGATTTTATCGAAGTACAGGGGGTCTATAAGAAGGATATGGGCTTCCGCGTAACGGGCTCGATCTGGCAGGACTTCGCCTACAGTGACGAAGCGAAGATAAACCCGGCGCTTGCGGCGATGAATGCCTATCCCTCGGGAAGGTTCTCCACCTACACGAAGCGCTTCTACATTAAGGGCTCCGAGTTTTTGGATTATTTTGGATTCCTCAATACCAAGGTCGGCGAAAGCCAAACCCCGGTGCAGCTCAAAGTGGGCAGCTTGTCTCAGTACTGGGGCAACTCGTTCTTTTTCCCCTTTACCAACATCGCCTATTCGCAGCATCCCATCGATTTCGTAAAAAGCTTTGCGCAGCCGGGTTCGGAAGTCAAGGAATTGTTCCTGCCCCGCAGGCAGATTCTGTTGTCCACGCAATTGACGCCGGAGCTATCATTGACGGGGCAATATTTTCTCGAATTCAAACCGAACCGCTACCCTGAAGGGGGTACCTATTTTGGCTTTGTCGATATGCTGTTCAGCGGGCCACCGGGGACGGGACCGTTGGCGTTCATTTCCCCGATCAACGATAATCTGATCAAGCCGAAGGACAACAACGGGAACTATGGCATCAAGGTCGGTTGGTCGCCTGAGTGGGCGAACGCGGACATGGGCTTTTACTATCGCCAATTCGACGATACGGACCCATGGCTATTGTCAGTCAGTCCGTCGACGGGACATATCCAAAACACATTTGCGCAGAAGGCCAAACTAGTCGGCTTCAGCTTGGAGAAGTCCTTCGGCCTGATCAGCACCGGCCTGGAAATCAGCAAGCGGATAGGCACAGCACTGAACAGCAACGTGGTAGGAGTCCCAACGAATGTTGGTGCCACGGGCGATCTCACCAATGTGATCGCCAACACCTTCATTCAGTTAGGCAAGACGCCGCTCTGGGATGCCGGGATTCTGCTGGCGGAAATCAGCTTTACGCACCTGAACCAGGTAACACACAATGCCCAATTTTATAAAGGCGTAGGCTATGCTGGCTGTCCGGCAGGAGGAAGCTGGAAAGACGGTTGCTCGACGAAAAATACAACAGCGTTCGCGATGTTATTCAGCCCGCAATGGTTGCAAGTGTTCCCCGGTGTGGACTTGTCGATGCCGTTTAACTTGCAGGCGGGCATCAAAGGCGTGGGCGCCCATTCTACGGGTACCTTCTTTCCCGAAGGGGAAGTTATAACGTCGCTAGGCATCAAGGCAAACTACTTGTCAGTCCATTCAGTGTCGCTGACATACAGCCACTACCACTGGCGTCCCAAGGGCACAGGCGACAACGGCCTGGGGGCGGGAATGCAAGCCTATACCGGCGGTGCCGGCCCCGTAATGCTCAATGATCGCGACTGGTTGCAGTTACAGTTCAAGACATCATTCTAA